In the Thermodesulfobacteriota bacterium genome, CATGGCACCGGTATCGAGATAGGTGAAGCCCAGGCGGGCGGCCACCAGCCGGCTGACGGTGCTCTTGCCGGCACCGGACGGGCCGTCGATGGTGACGATGGGGCGGCGGGCCATGGGGCTCATCCCGGGGTCAGGGGCGGGCCGGGTCGAGGGCCGCGGCCAGGGCGGCCAGGCAGCGCTCGTTCTCGGCCGGGGTGCCCGGGGTGATGCGCAGGAAGGAGGGCAGATCGTAGGCGGCCATGGGCCGGACGATCACCCCCCGGTGGAGCATGGCCTCGTAGACTGGCTTGGCCGGCCGCCCCAGATCCACCAGGAAGAAGTTGGTCTGGGACGGGTAGGGCCGGCAGCCCAGGGCCGCCACCCCTGCCGCCAGCCGGGCGATGCCCTCCCGGGTCATGGCCAGGGTGGCGGCCAGGTGCTCCCGGTCGGCCAGGGCGGCCAGGGCACCGATCTGGGCCAGGGTGTTGACATTGAACGGCTGCCGGATCCGGTTGGCGAGATCGCTGACCTCAGGGGCCATCACCCCGTAGCCGATGCGCAGGCCGGCCAGACCGTACGCCTTGGAGAAGGTGCGCAGGATCGCCACCGGCGGCTGGGCGAGCCGGTAGGCCACGCTGTCCCAGGCCAGCTCCGGGGAGACGAAATCCACATAGGCCTCGTCCAGGACCACCAGGAGATGGGCCGGCAGCTGGGCCAGGAAATCCCGGAAGGCGGCCTGGCCAAAGACGGTGCCGGCGGGGTTGTTGGGGTTGTCGAGAAAGATCATCCGGGTCCGGGCCGTGACCTGGCCGGCGATGGCGGCCAGGTCGTGGCCGAAATCCTGAAGCGGCACCACCTTGGCGCAGCCGCCCCGGGCCTGGATCATCTTCTGGTAGACCAGGAAGGTGGGGTGGCTGAGGATGGCCTCGTCCCCGGGGGCCAGGAAGATCTCGGCCAGAAGCTCGATAAGCTCGTTGGAGCCATTGCCCAGGACAATCTCGGTGGCCTCCACCCCCAGGCGTTCGGCCAGGGCCTTCTTGAGGTAGAAGCCGGAGCCGTCCGGATAGCGGTGCAGCCCGGGCAGGGCCGCGGCAATAGCAGCCAGGGCCTTGGGCGAGGGGCCGAGGGCGTTCTCGTTGGAAGCGAGCTTGACGACGCCGGTGATCCCCAGCTCCCGCTCCAGCTCCTCCATGGGCTTGCCGGGCGGGTAGGGAACGAGGGACCGGATATGGGCCGGGACCGGCAGCGTCATGACGCCCGCTCCAGGGGCGGCGGCCCCAGGGGGCCGGCCTGCTGCTCGAAGGCGTAGGCGGCCTTGAGCAGGGTCTCCTCCTGGAAGTGGTCGGCCATGAGCTGGAGGCCGATGGGCAGGCCCTGGCTGGATCGGCCGCACGGTACCGACAGACCGGGCAGGCCGGCCAGGTTGGCGGAGATGGTGAGGATGTCCGACAGATACATGGCCAGGGGGTCGTCCACCTTGGCGCCCAGCGGCCAGGCCGGGGTGGGCGCCACCGGCGAGGCCAGAACGTCGGCCTGGTCAAAGGCCGCCTTGAAGTCCCGGATGAGCAGGGTGCGGACCTGGGAGGCCTTCTTGTAGTAGGCGTCGTAGTAGCCGGCGGACAGGGCGTAGGTGCCGATCATGATCCGGCGCTTGACCTCCGGACCGAAGCCCTGGGAGCGGCTGCGGCGGTACATGTCCAGGAGGTCCTCGGCCCCGGTGACCCGGTGGCCGTAGCGGACGCCGTCGAAACGGGCCAGGTTGGAGCTGGCCTCAGCCGGGGCGATGAGATAGTAGGCGGCCACGCAGTACCGGGTGTGGGGCAAGGACACCTCGATCACCCGGGCGCCGGCCGCCTGCAGCCGGCCGATCCCCTGCCGCACCGCCCTTTCCACCTCCGGGTCCAGGCCGTCGACGAAATACTCCTGCGGCACGCCGACGGTGAGGCCGGTCAGATCAGGGGTCAGGCAGGCCTGGTAGTCCGGCACCGGCCGGTTTACCGAGGTGGAGTCCCGGGGGTCGTGGCCGGCCATGACGGACAGCATGAGGGCGCAGTCCCGCACGTCCCGGGCAAAGGGTCCCACCTGATCCAGGGAGGAGGCAAAGGCGACCAGGCCATAGCGGGAGACCCGGCCGTAGGTGGGCTTGAGGCCGACCACGCCGCAGTGGGAGGCGGGCTGGCGGATGGAGCCGCCGGTATCCGAGCCGAGGCTGGCGGCCGCCAGGCCAGCCGAGACCGCGGCTGCGGAGCCGCCGCTGGAGCCGCCGCAGACATGGCTCGGGGCCCAGGGGTTTCTCGGCACCCCGAAGGCGCAGTTCTCGGAGGAGGAGCCCATGGCGAACTCGTCCATGGTGGCCTTGCCGAGGATCACCGCCCCGGCCTGCCGCAGCCGGGCCACCACGGTGGCGTCGTACGGGGGCAGGAAGCTGGCCAGGATACGGGAGCCGCAGGTGGTGGCGAGCCCTTTGGTGCAGAGCACGTCCTTGACCGCCAGGGGGATGCCGGCCAGCGGGCCGGCGCAGCCGGCCCGGCGGGCCTGGTCGGCGGCCTCGGCCTGGCGGCGGGCGCCCTCGGCGTCAACGGTGATGTACGCCCGCACCACCGGCTCGCAGGCCCTGA is a window encoding:
- the hisC gene encoding histidinol-phosphate transaminase produces the protein MTLPVPAHIRSLVPYPPGKPMEELERELGITGVVKLASNENALGPSPKALAAIAAALPGLHRYPDGSGFYLKKALAERLGVEATEIVLGNGSNELIELLAEIFLAPGDEAILSHPTFLVYQKMIQARGGCAKVVPLQDFGHDLAAIAGQVTARTRMIFLDNPNNPAGTVFGQAAFRDFLAQLPAHLLVVLDEAYVDFVSPELAWDSVAYRLAQPPVAILRTFSKAYGLAGLRIGYGVMAPEVSDLANRIRQPFNVNTLAQIGALAALADREHLAATLAMTREGIARLAAGVAALGCRPYPSQTNFFLVDLGRPAKPVYEAMLHRGVIVRPMAAYDLPSFLRITPGTPAENERCLAALAAALDPARP
- the gatA gene encoding Asp-tRNA(Asn)/Glu-tRNA(Gln) amidotransferase subunit GatA — encoded protein: MDLCLQPIHAVRQLLASGEVSAQELCEAYLARIRACEPVVRAYITVDAEGARRQAEAADQARRAGCAGPLAGIPLAVKDVLCTKGLATTCGSRILASFLPPYDATVVARLRQAGAVILGKATMDEFAMGSSSENCAFGVPRNPWAPSHVCGGSSGGSAAAVSAGLAAASLGSDTGGSIRQPASHCGVVGLKPTYGRVSRYGLVAFASSLDQVGPFARDVRDCALMLSVMAGHDPRDSTSVNRPVPDYQACLTPDLTGLTVGVPQEYFVDGLDPEVERAVRQGIGRLQAAGARVIEVSLPHTRYCVAAYYLIAPAEASSNLARFDGVRYGHRVTGAEDLLDMYRRSRSQGFGPEVKRRIMIGTYALSAGYYDAYYKKASQVRTLLIRDFKAAFDQADVLASPVAPTPAWPLGAKVDDPLAMYLSDILTISANLAGLPGLSVPCGRSSQGLPIGLQLMADHFQEETLLKAAYAFEQQAGPLGPPPLERAS